One window of Cydia pomonella isolate Wapato2018A chromosome 5, ilCydPomo1, whole genome shotgun sequence genomic DNA carries:
- the LOC133517966 gene encoding mRNA cap guanine-N7 methyltransferase — translation MTSIVDDGAELAARNDLKDHAGDGDNSENIGTAPPASLPQGEEHASVVAAHYNHLEEKGLKERFNSPIFYLRNFNNWVKSVLIQEYTDKIREKDYGRPLRVLDICCGKGGDLSKWQKARVERAVFADIAEVSVQQCQTRYEDLRRRCGRLFAAEFIAADCTKDTLRDKYRDPSISFDVVSCQFGLHYSFESLAQARRMLTNISECLKPDGYFFGTIPNAYEIVSRAQKSPDGAFGNKIYNIKLLFDPKEGYPLFGAKYDFHLEGVVDCPEFLVNFQLFVKLAAEYGLELVYSAGLADFYKDHCEKYKTLLNRIMCFESYPAPPGKQLIGEETDYTHAKEHWEQMEKKSDRDRIGTMSQREWEAATIYMAFAFKKLKSTWDANGKPVYSKSSADQSKSK, via the exons ATGACCAGTATAGTTGATGATGGTGCTGAACTTGCAGCCAGAAATGATTTGAAAGATCATGCCGGCGACGGTGATAATTCTGAAAACATTGGAACAGCGCCACCGGCTTCTCTGCCTCAGGGCGAGGAGCATGCTTCAGTCGTGGCGGCACATTACAATCACCTCGAAGAGAAGGGACTGAAGGAAAGGTTTAACTCTCCTATATTTTACTTGAGAAACTTTAACAATTGGGTGAAAAGCGTTCTTATTCAAGAATATACTGATAAAATACGGGAAAAAGATTATGGAAGACCATTAAGAGTTCTCGACATTTGCTGTGGTAAAGGTGGTGATTTAAGTAAATGGCAGAAAGCTAGAGTAGAACGTGCAGTTTTTGCAGACATCGCGGAGGTTTCAGTGCAACAGTGCCAGACACGCTACGAAGACCTGCGGCGCCGCTGTGGGCGGCTCTTTGCCGCGGAGTTCATTGCTGCAGACTGCACCAAAGATACTCTGAGGGACAAGTACCGTGACCCATCAATCAGTTTTGATGTTGTCAGCTGTCAATTTGGACTACATTATAGTTTTGAGAGTTTAGCTCAAGCTCGTAGAATGCTGACTAACATATCTGAGTGTTTGAAACCTGATGGTTATTTTTTTGGAACTATTCCTAATGCTTATGAAATAGTGTCAAGAGCACAGAAATCACCTGATGGAGCTTTTGGAAACAAAATCTACAATATTAAACTGCTGTTTGACCCGAAGGAAGGCTATCCATTATTCGGAGCCAAATATGACTTCCATTTAGAAGGAGTAGTAGACTGTCCGGAGTTTCTGGTTAATTTCCAATTATTTGTTAAACTTGCCGCAGAGTATGGCTTAGAACTTGTTTACAGTGCTGGGCTTGCAGATTTTTATAAAGACCattgtgaaaaatataaaacactGTTGAATAGAATCATGTGTTTTGAAAGTTATCCTGCTCCACCCGGCAAGCAGCTTATTGGAGAAGAGACTGATTATACACATGCTAAAGAACATTGGGAACAAATGGAGAAGAAGTCTGATAGAGATAGAATTGGGACTATGAGCCAGAGGGAATGGGAAGCTGCAA CTATCTACATGGCGTTTGCATTCAAAAAACTGAAGAGTACTTGGGACGCCAATGGAAAACCAGTGTATAGCAAAAGTTCAGCAGATCAATCAAAAAGTAAATGA